The genomic window CGCGGTCCCGGTCTTTCCCGCAACATCCATGCCTGCAAGTACGTCCCGAGTGGTGCCGGAGGCCGCAGCTCGTGAGAGCATTGCCCTCAGGTCCGCCGCGACCTCCGGGCTGAGCACATGCCTCTCGCCGCGGGCAGGAAGAGGAACGAGTCTTCCGTCGCGGTCACGGGCCTCGAGCACCAGCCTCGGCTCACAGACGACCCCGCCGTTTGCGATGGCAGACATCATGACCGTCGCCTCGAGGGGCGTCATCCTGACCACCGCCTGCCCGAGAGCGAGGTTGGCAAGTTCCGCCGGGCCCAGACGCCCTGTGGGAGCAGGGGTCTCGCCAGAGCCCACGCCCGGTATACCAAGCCAGGAGCGGAGGCCAACTCCGAGCTCCCGCGCCAACGCTACAAGGGCCTGCCCCCCTACGGACTGAGCCGCGTCGATGAAAGCTGTGTTGCACGAGAGGGCCAGGGCGTCCTCGAACGCAACCGGACCGTGCCCCCCCTCCGGGTTGGCATAGCAGCGGAAGGTGTGACCCCCTGCCTCGATTGTGCCGGTATCCATGTACACTGACTCGCGGGTCCTGACACCTCCCTGGAGAGCAGCCGCGGCCACAACGACCTTGAACACAGACCCCGGGTAGTAAGGGACAACTGCTCTGTTCATGAGGGGCGCCCTCGGATCCTGAAAGGCTCTCCCGACGTTGCTCGGGTCGAACGTAGGCCTCGACGCCATGGCCAGTATGTCGCCGGAGCCGGGGTCCATCACCACCACGGCGCCGGTAATGCCTCTCAGGTCCATTGCGCCCTCAACGGCCTGCTGCACCCGGGCGTCCAGCGTGAGTCTCACATGCCCCACGCGGGCAGTCGACTCTCTGACTTTGGCCCCCAGTCCCGATATCAACCGGCCGTTCGCATCGACGAACACTCGCAGGACATCACTGCCGGTTCCGGCCAGGACGTCGTCCCACGACCGCTCAATGCCATCCGCTCCCAGGCCGGAGCCGTAGACGTGGCCGATCACGTGGGCGGCGAGGGAGCTGTGGCGCGAAGGCACGGTGAACGGAACCACCCCCGGTATCGAGGCCGCGACCTCGGACACCGCGGCCCATTTATCGAAACCTACACGGACCACCCTTGGTGACTGGGACACCACGCCCTGGCCCAGCAGGGACTCAGCCCTTTCCAGGGCCCCGGATCTGCCTGCCAAGAGGGATGGAAACACCGCGACCATGTAGTCCGGATCCCCGTGGCCGGTCAAGGCCACCATGTTCCTGTCGAAGATGCCTCCGCGGTTCATCGCGAGTGCGACTCCCACCGCTCGCTGCTCCACAGCTTTCGCGGCGTAACCGCCCCCCTTGGCGATGCACACCCAGGCGACCCGAACTAGGGACGCCGCAAGCAGGATCAATGCAGCCGACCTGGCAAGCCGCACACCCGATCTGGTCTGGGAATCATCTGG from Bacillota bacterium includes these protein-coding regions:
- a CDS encoding penicillin-binding transpeptidase domain-containing protein, with protein sequence MQPDDSQTRSGVRLARSAALILLAASLVRVAWVCIAKGGGYAAKAVEQRAVGVALAMNRGGIFDRNMVALTGHGDPDYMVAVFPSLLAGRSGALERAESLLGQGVVSQSPRVVRVGFDKWAAVSEVAASIPGVVPFTVPSRHSSLAAHVIGHVYGSGLGADGIERSWDDVLAGTGSDVLRVFVDANGRLISGLGAKVRESTARVGHVRLTLDARVQQAVEGAMDLRGITGAVVVMDPGSGDILAMASRPTFDPSNVGRAFQDPRAPLMNRAVVPYYPGSVFKVVVAAAALQGGVRTRESVYMDTGTIEAGGHTFRCYANPEGGHGPVAFEDALALSCNTAFIDAAQSVGGQALVALARELGVGLRSWLGIPGVGSGETPAPTGRLGPAELANLALGQAVVRMTPLEATVMMSAIANGGVVCEPRLVLEARDRDGRLVPLPARGERHVLSPEVAADLRAMLSRAAASGTTRDVLAGMDVAGKTGTAQTGRLSENGEPVYDAWFAGYAPAGEPKITVVVLVEGGRSGAASAAPVFRDICQAVLELEPYRY